The proteins below come from a single Gordonia pseudamarae genomic window:
- a CDS encoding type 2 periplasmic-binding domain-containing protein, with protein sequence MIIVAMVVAWQHFAGRSDDEGNSAARSCVKGELPVAVVVSPDIAPALTAAATEFAGTNPVVRDRCIRINVRAGDARVTLNGLAGTWDTASMGARPAAWIPQSTIWSAELATARSGAIEGTPASLVTTPVVLAVQPQLGDAVKNGLQWSQLPTLQETDGSLSSVGLPGIGSLRMAMPRGAQSDATSLAAQAVTSSITQSTGPLTAADAALPRTTSVVNALINGAPDTPDGTAASALTAIGSDLTTSRIRAVPITEQELYQLTKDDTTARVTQIVPDGPTPIADYPLIRLAGEQVPTEASEGVAEFFDFVTTPRQLGRLTALGFRGDAPLPAATATVSFPRTPNPMPAPENAAAVTVNKLVYR encoded by the coding sequence ATGATCATCGTCGCAATGGTCGTGGCCTGGCAGCATTTCGCCGGCAGATCCGACGACGAGGGAAACTCCGCGGCACGCTCGTGCGTCAAAGGTGAACTGCCCGTCGCGGTCGTCGTCTCCCCCGACATCGCGCCGGCCCTGACGGCCGCGGCCACCGAATTCGCCGGCACCAACCCCGTCGTGCGAGACCGGTGCATCCGGATCAACGTGCGCGCCGGTGATGCCAGGGTGACTCTGAACGGACTCGCCGGCACCTGGGACACGGCGTCGATGGGCGCCCGGCCCGCGGCCTGGATTCCCCAGTCCACCATCTGGTCGGCCGAGCTGGCGACGGCCCGTTCCGGCGCGATCGAGGGCACCCCCGCCTCGCTGGTCACCACACCCGTGGTGCTGGCGGTGCAGCCGCAACTCGGCGACGCCGTCAAGAACGGTCTGCAGTGGAGTCAGCTGCCCACGCTGCAGGAAACCGACGGCAGCCTGTCGTCGGTCGGGCTGCCCGGTATCGGTTCGCTGCGCATGGCGATGCCGCGGGGCGCGCAATCGGATGCCACCAGTCTGGCCGCACAGGCTGTCACCTCGTCGATCACCCAGTCCACCGGACCGTTGACGGCCGCCGACGCCGCCCTCCCCCGGACCACCTCGGTCGTCAACGCCCTCATCAACGGCGCCCCCGACACCCCGGACGGGACGGCGGCCTCGGCGCTCACGGCGATCGGATCGGATCTGACGACGTCCCGGATCCGGGCGGTCCCGATCACCGAGCAGGAGCTGTATCAGCTGACCAAGGACGACACGACCGCCAGGGTGACCCAGATCGTCCCCGACGGCCCCACCCCGATCGCCGACTATCCGCTGATCAGACTTGCCGGTGAGCAGGTGCCGACGGAGGCATCCGAAGGGGTCGCCGAGTTCTTCGACTTTGTGACCACCCCCCGGCAGCTCGGCCGACTCACCGCGCTCGGATTCCGCGGCGACGCCCCCCTCCCAGCGGCGACCGCGACGGTGAGCTTCCCCCGCACCCCCAACCCCATGCCCGCCCCGGAGAACGCCGCCGCCGTCACCGTCAACAAGCTGGTCTACCGCTAG
- the gcvP gene encoding aminomethyl-transferring glycine dehydrogenase: MSQPFIDRHVGPDASETDTILATLGLASLDELAARVVPAVIADSHDDNGLDALAAPMTEDQVLAHLAELAHRNVVARSMVGLGYYDTHTPPVIVRNVLENPAWYTAYTPYQPEISQGRLEALLNFQTMVADLTGLEVANASMLDEGTAAAEAMTLMRRVNRSRSPRLVVDADLFPQTRAVIATRAEPLGIELVEARLLPDLPGRGLPEGDFFGVIMQVPGASGRIVDAAPIIAEAHERGALVSVGADLLALTLITPPGEQGADVCFGTTQRFGVPMGFGGPHAGYLAVHTTHARQLPGRLVGVSKDADGNPAYRLALQTREQHIRREKATSNICTAQVLLAIVAAMYASYHGPAGLREIARRTHGYAEKLANGLTTAGYQVQNARFFDTITVRTPAQARAIVARAKRHDNVNLRLVSGDLVAISCDETTTLDDVAAVLRAFDAEGVLRRDDVGAFAQPVETRTSEYLTHPAFHRYHTETAMMRYLRALSDKDIALDRSMIPLGSCTMKLNAVAEMEAITWPGFARLHPFAPWADTEGIRELIATLEKWLVAITGYDKVSLQPNAGSQGEYAGLLAIRGYHRSRGDHGRDVCLIPSSAHGTNAASAVMAGMRVVVVACRENGDVDVDDLRVKIEAHRESLAAIMITYPSTHGVFEHDIAEICALVHDAGGQVYVDGANLNALVGVARPGRFGGDVSHLNLHKTFCIPHGGGGPGVGPVAVRSHLAEFVPGHPLADELPGTSTVSAAPYGSASILPITYAYIAMTGADGLRRATLTAIASANYIARRLGEHYPVLFTDGGGDSDGAQGADAQGFVAHECILDLRPLTKETGVTVDDVAKRLADYGFHAPTMSFPVAGTLMVEPTESENLAELDAFCEAMIAIRGEITRIGAGEWSADDNPLRGAPHTAECLVAEWEHPYSREEAVYPLGLPSAGARAKVWPGSRRIDGTYGDRNLVCSCPPIEAFADN, translated from the coding sequence ATGTCCCAGCCGTTCATCGATCGCCACGTAGGACCGGACGCGTCCGAAACCGACACGATTCTCGCCACGCTCGGACTGGCGTCCCTGGACGAGCTGGCCGCCCGCGTGGTCCCCGCGGTGATAGCCGACAGCCACGACGACAACGGCCTCGATGCGCTCGCGGCCCCCATGACCGAGGATCAGGTGCTGGCGCACCTGGCCGAGCTCGCGCATCGCAACGTGGTCGCCCGGTCGATGGTCGGCCTGGGCTACTACGACACACACACCCCGCCGGTGATCGTGCGCAACGTGCTGGAGAATCCCGCCTGGTACACCGCGTACACCCCCTACCAGCCCGAGATCAGTCAGGGCCGGCTGGAAGCACTGCTGAACTTCCAGACGATGGTGGCCGACCTGACGGGGCTGGAGGTGGCGAACGCGTCGATGCTCGACGAGGGAACCGCAGCGGCCGAGGCGATGACGCTCATGCGCCGCGTCAACCGGTCGCGGTCCCCGCGCCTGGTCGTCGACGCCGACCTGTTTCCGCAGACCCGGGCCGTCATCGCGACGCGGGCCGAACCGCTGGGCATCGAGCTGGTCGAGGCCCGTCTGCTGCCGGATCTGCCGGGACGCGGCCTGCCCGAAGGTGACTTCTTCGGCGTGATCATGCAGGTGCCGGGCGCATCGGGCCGGATCGTCGACGCGGCACCGATCATCGCCGAGGCACACGAGCGCGGGGCGCTGGTGTCGGTGGGCGCCGACCTGCTGGCGCTGACACTGATCACGCCGCCCGGCGAACAGGGCGCCGACGTGTGCTTCGGCACCACGCAACGTTTCGGTGTGCCGATGGGCTTCGGCGGACCGCACGCCGGTTATCTGGCGGTCCACACCACCCACGCGCGCCAGCTGCCCGGGCGGCTGGTCGGGGTATCCAAGGACGCCGATGGCAACCCCGCCTACCGGTTGGCGTTGCAGACCCGTGAACAGCACATCCGCCGGGAGAAGGCCACCAGCAATATCTGCACCGCGCAGGTGCTGTTGGCCATCGTCGCCGCGATGTACGCCTCCTACCACGGCCCCGCCGGCCTGCGCGAGATCGCCCGCCGCACCCACGGATACGCGGAGAAATTGGCCAACGGCCTGACCACCGCCGGCTACCAGGTGCAGAACGCGCGATTCTTCGACACCATCACCGTCCGGACCCCCGCTCAGGCACGGGCCATCGTGGCGCGCGCCAAACGCCACGACAACGTGAACCTGCGGTTGGTCTCCGGTGACCTGGTGGCCATCTCGTGCGACGAGACCACCACACTCGACGACGTGGCCGCGGTGTTGCGGGCCTTCGACGCCGAAGGTGTGCTCAGACGTGACGACGTGGGTGCCTTCGCGCAGCCCGTCGAGACCCGGACCAGCGAATACCTCACGCACCCCGCGTTTCACCGGTATCACACCGAGACCGCGATGATGCGCTATCTGCGCGCGCTGTCCGACAAGGACATCGCGCTGGACCGGAGCATGATCCCGCTCGGATCGTGCACCATGAAACTGAACGCCGTCGCCGAGATGGAGGCCATCACCTGGCCGGGTTTCGCGCGGCTGCATCCGTTCGCGCCCTGGGCCGACACCGAGGGCATCCGCGAACTCATCGCGACACTGGAGAAGTGGCTGGTCGCGATCACCGGCTACGACAAGGTCAGCCTGCAACCCAACGCCGGGTCGCAGGGCGAGTACGCCGGACTGCTGGCGATCCGCGGCTATCACCGCAGCCGTGGTGACCACGGGCGCGATGTCTGCCTCATCCCGTCGAGTGCGCACGGCACCAACGCGGCGTCGGCGGTGATGGCCGGCATGCGTGTGGTGGTGGTGGCCTGCCGGGAGAACGGCGATGTGGACGTCGATGATCTGCGGGTCAAGATCGAGGCACACCGCGAGTCGCTGGCCGCGATCATGATCACCTACCCGTCCACCCACGGGGTGTTCGAGCACGACATCGCCGAGATCTGCGCCCTTGTGCACGACGCGGGTGGGCAGGTGTACGTCGACGGCGCCAACCTGAACGCACTGGTCGGGGTGGCCCGGCCGGGTCGTTTCGGCGGCGACGTGAGCCATCTGAACCTGCACAAGACGTTCTGCATCCCACACGGCGGCGGTGGTCCGGGTGTCGGCCCGGTCGCGGTCCGCTCCCATCTGGCGGAGTTCGTGCCGGGCCATCCGCTGGCCGACGAGCTGCCGGGCACCTCGACGGTGTCGGCGGCGCCGTACGGTTCGGCCTCGATCCTGCCCATCACCTACGCATACATCGCGATGACCGGTGCGGACGGGTTGCGCCGGGCCACGCTGACCGCGATCGCCTCTGCCAACTACATCGCGCGCCGACTGGGCGAGCACTACCCGGTGCTGTTCACCGACGGCGGTGGCGACTCGGACGGGGCACAGGGAGCCGACGCGCAGGGCTTCGTGGCGCACGAGTGCATCCTCGATCTGCGCCCGCTCACCAAGGAGACCGGCGTGACGGTCGATGATGTGGCCAAACGACTGGCCGACTACGGGTTCCACGCCCCGACGATGAGTTTCCCGGTGGCCGGAACCCTGATGGTGGAGCCCACCGAGAGCGAGAACCTGGCCGAACTCGACGCGTTCTGCGAGGCGATGATCGCGATCCGCGGCGAGATCACCCGGATCGGTGCCGGCGAATGGTCCGCCGACGACAATCCGTTGCGCGGTGCCCCGCACACGGCCGAATGCCTGGTCGCCGAGTGGGAACACCCGTACTCGCGCGAGGAGGCCGTGTACCCGCTGGGTCTGCCGTCCGCGGGTGCCAGGGCCAAGGTGTGGCCGGGTTCCCGCCGGATCGACGGCACCTACGGCGATCGGAACCTGGTGTGCAGTTGCCCGCCGATCGAGGCCTTCGCCGACAACTAG
- a CDS encoding MerR family transcriptional regulator — protein sequence MEARPLTPGQGRLSDVAPGLFPNDVIPDDLVGYRVPTACQIAGITYRQLDYWARTSLVVPSIRSAAGSGSQRLYSFKDILVLKIVKRLLDTGISLQNIRVAVDHLRQRGVEDLAKITLFSDGTTVYECTSAEEVVDLLQGGQGVFGIAVSGAMRELTGTIADFPGERADGGISDPAPEDELAARRKNRTRRTG from the coding sequence GTGGAGGCCCGTCCGCTGACGCCGGGCCAGGGACGTTTGAGTGATGTGGCGCCGGGTCTGTTCCCCAATGACGTGATTCCCGACGACCTGGTCGGCTACCGGGTTCCCACCGCCTGCCAGATCGCCGGGATCACCTACCGGCAACTGGACTACTGGGCCCGTACGTCACTGGTGGTGCCGTCCATCCGCAGCGCCGCCGGTTCGGGCAGCCAGCGCTTGTACTCCTTCAAGGACATCCTCGTCCTCAAGATCGTCAAACGGCTTCTCGACACCGGGATCTCGTTGCAGAACATCCGGGTCGCCGTCGACCATCTGCGTCAGCGCGGAGTCGAGGACCTGGCCAAGATCACCTTGTTCTCCGACGGGACGACGGTCTACGAGTGCACCTCGGCCGAGGAGGTCGTCGACCTGTTGCAGGGCGGTCAGGGTGTGTTCGGCATAGCCGTCAGCGGCGCCATGCGTGAGCTGACCGGCACTATCGCCGACTTCCCGGGTGAGCGTGCCGACGGAGGTATCAGCGATCCCGCCCCGGAGGACGAGCTCGCGGCCCGCCGCAAGAATCGGACCCGCCGCACCGGCTGA
- a CDS encoding bifunctional nuclease family protein, producing MGEMRVVGIRVEPPNSQPVLLLREIDGQRYLPIWIGQSEAASIALRQKGIEPPRPLTHDLIVNLVSAFERQLLEVRIIDMQEGTFYAEMVFDDDVRVSARPSDSIAVALRVGVPIVADEEVLAHAGLLIPEEDGTDEAPAKEDEVEKFREFLDSVSPDDFKASGGA from the coding sequence ATGGGCGAGATGCGGGTCGTCGGCATCCGGGTTGAGCCGCCGAACAGCCAGCCGGTGCTGCTGCTGCGTGAGATCGACGGGCAGCGATACCTCCCCATCTGGATCGGGCAGAGCGAGGCGGCGTCCATCGCATTGCGGCAGAAGGGGATCGAGCCACCCCGGCCGTTGACACATGATCTGATCGTGAACCTCGTCAGCGCTTTTGAGCGCCAACTGCTTGAAGTCCGGATCATCGACATGCAAGAGGGTACGTTCTACGCCGAGATGGTGTTCGATGACGATGTCCGGGTGTCCGCGCGACCGTCCGATTCGATCGCCGTCGCGTTGCGCGTCGGTGTGCCGATCGTCGCCGACGAGGAGGTCCTGGCGCATGCCGGTCTGCTGATCCCGGAGGAGGACGGCACCGACGAGGCCCCGGCCAAGGAGGACGAGGTCGAGAAGTTCCGCGAGTTCCTCGACAGCGTGTCACCGGACGACTTCAAGGCCAGCGGCGGAGCCTGA
- the ftsR gene encoding transcriptional regulator FtsR has protein sequence MTPGSGFRSEQAPSGEHSMSIGAVLALLREDFPEVSISKIRFLESEGLITPERAPSGYRRFSQADCDRLRFVLTAQRDRYLPLKVIKEQLDAMDTGVGGVGHGGTRLLSSARSAVAPATDFGARGGRVSREELIDRTGADAAFITELQRNGLLAVGPAGYYDEDAVRLVEAAAALVSYGIETRHLRAFKLSADREAGLVAQIASPIAKGRGTGARDRAEELVREIAALSVTLHTQLVKAALRGALD, from the coding sequence ATGACCCCGGGTTCGGGATTTCGGAGCGAGCAGGCACCGTCCGGCGAGCATTCGATGTCGATCGGGGCGGTCCTTGCGCTTCTGCGTGAGGACTTCCCCGAGGTATCGATCTCCAAGATTCGTTTCCTGGAGTCCGAGGGTCTGATCACCCCGGAGCGGGCACCGTCCGGTTACCGGCGTTTCTCGCAGGCGGACTGCGACCGGCTGCGCTTCGTCCTGACCGCCCAGCGCGACCGCTACCTGCCCTTGAAAGTGATCAAGGAGCAGCTCGATGCCATGGACACCGGTGTCGGCGGGGTGGGACACGGCGGTACGCGGCTGTTGTCGTCGGCTCGTAGTGCCGTCGCCCCGGCGACGGACTTCGGTGCCCGGGGCGGTCGGGTCTCGCGTGAAGAACTCATCGACCGGACCGGCGCCGATGCCGCGTTCATCACCGAACTGCAACGCAACGGTCTGCTGGCGGTGGGCCCGGCCGGCTACTACGACGAGGACGCGGTGCGTCTTGTCGAGGCGGCCGCGGCCCTGGTCAGCTACGGCATCGAGACCAGGCATCTGCGTGCGTTCAAATTGTCGGCCGATCGCGAGGCCGGTCTGGTCGCGCAGATCGCCAGTCCGATCGCCAAGGGCCGGGGTACCGGTGCCCGCGACCGGGCCGAAGAACTCGTGCGCGAGATCGCCGCACTGTCGGTGACACTGCACACCCAGCTTGTCAAGGCCGCGCTACGAGGCGCCCTCGACTGA
- the odhI gene encoding oxoglutarate dehydrogenase inhibitor Odhl yields MRAGRTQRRRIVSDYDKELEAPVETTSVFREEFIKELDAGAGAGASGESADTAVERLSPGTALLVVKRGPNAGSRFLLDQATTSAGRHPDSDIFLDDVTVSRRHAEFRLGDNEFQVVDVGSLNGTYVNREPVDTASLSNGDEVQIGKFRLVFLSASRSGDTGA; encoded by the coding sequence ATGCGAGCAGGCCGAACACAGAGAAGGAGAATCGTGAGCGACTACGACAAGGAACTCGAAGCACCTGTGGAGACCACGTCGGTCTTCCGCGAGGAGTTCATCAAGGAACTCGACGCGGGTGCGGGTGCGGGTGCGTCGGGCGAAAGCGCCGACACCGCGGTGGAGCGTCTTTCGCCCGGTACCGCACTGCTTGTCGTCAAGCGGGGACCCAACGCGGGATCGCGATTCCTGCTCGACCAGGCGACCACCTCCGCCGGTCGGCACCCCGACAGCGACATCTTCCTCGACGACGTGACCGTCAGCCGTCGCCACGCCGAGTTCCGGCTGGGCGACAACGAGTTCCAGGTGGTCGACGTGGGCAGCCTGAACGGCACCTACGTCAACCGGGAACCGGTGGACACGGCATCGCTGAGCAACGGCGACGAGGTTCAGATCGGCAAGTTCCGGCTGGTGTTCCTGAGCGCTTCCCGGTCCGGCGACACAGGCGCATAG
- the gcvH gene encoding glycine cleavage system protein GcvH, producing the protein MSESIVPDNLRYTAEHEWVLITAPDTVRVGITDYAQGQLGDVVFVQLPTVGDAVESGESFAEVESTKSVSDIYGPFAGSVAAVNSDLDAAPDLVNSDPYGAGWLIDITVGADTTAQTLVDALLDADGYRAVIEG; encoded by the coding sequence GTGAGTGAGAGCATCGTCCCCGACAACCTTCGTTATACGGCCGAACACGAATGGGTGCTGATTACCGCTCCCGACACCGTGCGGGTGGGTATCACCGACTACGCGCAGGGACAACTCGGAGATGTGGTCTTCGTACAGCTGCCCACCGTCGGCGATGCCGTCGAATCGGGTGAGTCGTTCGCCGAGGTCGAGTCGACCAAGAGTGTGTCCGATATCTACGGCCCGTTCGCCGGTTCCGTGGCCGCGGTGAACTCCGACCTCGACGCCGCGCCCGACCTGGTCAACTCCGACCCGTACGGTGCCGGCTGGCTCATCGATATCACCGTCGGCGCCGACACCACCGCGCAGACGCTGGTCGACGCGCTGCTCGACGCCGATGGGTACCGCGCCGTCATCGAGGGTTGA
- a CDS encoding CDP-alcohol phosphatidyltransferase family protein — MTEHTGASSGSIDRSRIVTVPNALSVLRLALIPVFVWLLLAEEADGWALAILVVSGASDWLDGKLARLLDQSSRLGELLDPAADRLYVVIIPLAFGFREILPWWLIGVILARDVLLFATAPLLRSRGHLALPTLYIGKAATFALMSAFPWLLAGQLDSVVGTVAYPIGWAFLIWGVGMYLWTFLLYWYQTILVVRAPRIA, encoded by the coding sequence GTGACCGAGCACACCGGCGCGTCGTCCGGGAGTATCGACCGATCCCGGATCGTGACGGTGCCCAACGCGCTCAGCGTGCTGCGCCTGGCGCTGATCCCGGTGTTCGTGTGGCTGTTGCTGGCGGAGGAGGCCGACGGGTGGGCGTTGGCGATCCTGGTCGTCTCCGGTGCCAGCGACTGGCTCGACGGAAAGCTCGCGCGGCTGCTCGATCAGTCCTCGCGGCTGGGGGAGTTGCTCGATCCCGCGGCCGACCGGCTGTACGTGGTGATCATCCCGCTGGCCTTCGGGTTCCGGGAGATCCTGCCGTGGTGGCTCATCGGTGTCATCCTGGCGCGCGATGTGCTGTTGTTCGCGACGGCGCCGCTGCTGCGAAGTCGTGGCCATCTGGCGCTGCCCACCCTGTACATCGGCAAGGCGGCGACCTTCGCCCTGATGAGCGCGTTCCCGTGGCTGCTGGCCGGGCAACTCGACTCGGTGGTGGGTACCGTGGCCTACCCGATCGGCTGGGCGTTCCTGATCTGGGGCGTCGGAATGTACCTGTGGACCTTCCTCCTGTACTGGTATCAGACGATCCTGGTGGTGCGAGCGCCCCGTATCGCGTGA
- the secA2 gene encoding accessory Sec system translocase SecA2, with protein MGKLTNSMWRLLGSQSTRNQSKSLSLIAEANTQSSWAEGIAEADVAETARSLDMADKTGRAQFLALVREVSGRALDMRAFDVQLQGALRLLEGDVVEMATGEGKTLSGAIAAIGYVLSGHRVHVISVNDYLATRDAEWMRPLFEAFGIELSAVSENSTSDERRSAYAADVTYASVNEIGFDVLRDQLAVTEDALVSPVPDVAIIDEADSVLVDEALIPLVLAGSTTAHVPDQAIHDVVARLKTKHYEIETDGRNVTLTDEGAAFVEDELGGIDLYSEAHVGTTLVHVNIALHAYYLLERDVHYIVRDGGVHLINASRGRVAQLQRWPDGVQAAVEVKEGLAQTDPGEMIDTITVQALIGRYPRVCGMTGTALAAGEQFRQFYSLLVSQIPPNTPNVRVDEVDRVYDSKANKVEAIVAYVKEVHETGQPILIGTHDVAESEELAYFLDKAGVPSVVLNAKNDAQEAAIIAEAGKLGAVTVSTQMAGRGTDIRLGGSTGDDTAREEVIELGGLCVVGTGRHDTERLDDQLRGRAGRQGDPGRSVFFSSLEDPVVTRNLAFKRDPVAQSEDGSMGAKGVELIKQAQRIAEGVMLELHANTWRYNNLVNQQRDIVVHRRMQVLTTDTAAEELAELESDRYKQLVDGTAPDSTDTDSTDTDSTDTDSTDTDAGAADKPAPVSTEVLSQACREIVLFHLDRAWTDHLAFVSDVRASIHLRAIGKQSPLDEFHKLILDEFASLPAEAVDAARKTFREATITEDGVELDDLGLHRSTSTWTYMVHDNLFSSGGAKALQGIIGIFR; from the coding sequence GTGGGAAAGCTGACAAACAGCATGTGGCGGTTGTTGGGATCGCAGAGCACACGCAACCAGTCCAAGTCGCTGTCGCTGATCGCCGAGGCGAACACGCAGTCCTCGTGGGCCGAGGGCATCGCCGAAGCAGATGTCGCCGAGACCGCGCGGTCGCTGGACATGGCGGACAAGACCGGCCGGGCACAGTTCCTGGCACTGGTCCGCGAGGTGTCCGGGCGTGCGCTCGACATGCGTGCCTTCGACGTCCAGTTGCAGGGTGCGTTGCGCCTTCTGGAGGGCGACGTGGTGGAGATGGCGACCGGCGAGGGCAAGACGCTCTCGGGTGCGATCGCGGCCATCGGATACGTCCTGTCCGGTCACCGGGTGCACGTCATATCGGTCAACGACTATCTGGCCACCCGTGACGCCGAGTGGATGCGGCCGCTGTTCGAGGCCTTCGGTATCGAACTGAGCGCGGTATCGGAGAACTCGACCTCCGACGAACGCCGCAGCGCGTACGCCGCCGACGTCACCTACGCCTCGGTCAACGAGATCGGTTTCGACGTCCTGCGCGATCAGCTCGCCGTCACCGAGGATGCCCTCGTCTCGCCCGTACCCGACGTCGCGATCATCGACGAGGCGGACTCGGTGCTCGTCGATGAGGCGCTGATCCCGCTCGTGCTGGCCGGATCGACGACGGCACACGTGCCCGACCAGGCCATCCACGATGTCGTCGCCCGGCTCAAGACCAAGCACTACGAGATCGAGACCGACGGCCGCAACGTGACCCTCACCGATGAGGGTGCCGCGTTCGTGGAGGATGAACTCGGCGGTATCGACCTGTACAGCGAGGCGCACGTCGGCACCACCCTGGTCCACGTGAACATCGCCTTGCACGCCTACTACCTGCTTGAGCGCGACGTCCACTACATCGTCCGCGACGGCGGTGTGCATCTGATCAACGCCTCACGCGGCCGGGTGGCGCAGCTGCAGCGCTGGCCCGACGGCGTACAGGCCGCGGTGGAGGTCAAGGAGGGTCTGGCGCAGACCGACCCGGGCGAGATGATCGACACGATCACGGTCCAGGCGCTCATCGGCCGCTACCCGCGGGTGTGCGGTATGACGGGCACCGCGCTGGCCGCAGGTGAACAGTTCCGTCAGTTCTATTCGTTGCTGGTCTCGCAGATCCCACCCAACACCCCCAACGTCCGCGTCGACGAGGTCGACCGCGTGTATGACTCCAAGGCCAACAAGGTCGAGGCGATCGTGGCGTACGTGAAGGAGGTGCACGAGACGGGTCAGCCGATCCTGATCGGTACGCACGACGTCGCCGAATCGGAGGAGCTGGCCTACTTCCTGGACAAGGCGGGGGTGCCGTCGGTGGTGCTCAACGCCAAGAACGACGCCCAGGAGGCGGCGATCATCGCGGAAGCGGGCAAGCTCGGCGCGGTCACGGTGTCGACGCAGATGGCCGGCCGCGGCACCGACATCCGGCTCGGCGGTTCGACCGGGGACGACACCGCGCGCGAGGAGGTGATCGAGCTCGGTGGGCTGTGTGTGGTCGGTACCGGCCGTCACGACACCGAACGTCTTGACGATCAGTTGCGCGGCCGCGCGGGCCGTCAGGGCGATCCCGGCCGTTCGGTGTTCTTCTCCAGCCTCGAAGATCCGGTGGTCACCCGCAATCTGGCGTTCAAACGTGACCCGGTGGCCCAGTCCGAGGACGGGTCTATGGGGGCCAAGGGTGTTGAACTGATCAAGCAGGCCCAGCGGATCGCCGAGGGCGTGATGCTCGAGCTGCATGCCAACACCTGGCGCTACAACAACCTGGTCAATCAGCAACGTGACATCGTCGTGCACCGCCGCATGCAGGTGCTGACCACCGATACCGCCGCCGAGGAACTCGCCGAACTCGAATCGGACCGGTACAAGCAACTCGTCGACGGGACGGCCCCGGACAGCACGGACACCGACAGCACGGACACCGACAGCACAGACACCGACAGCACGGACACGGACGCCGGGGCCGCCGACAAACCGGCACCGGTGTCCACGGAGGTGCTGTCGCAGGCGTGCCGGGAGATCGTGCTCTTCCACCTCGACCGGGCATGGACCGATCATCTGGCCTTCGTCTCCGATGTGCGGGCCAGCATCCATCTGCGCGCCATCGGCAAGCAGAGCCCGCTCGATGAGTTCCACAAGCTGATCCTCGACGAGTTCGCCTCGCTGCCGGCCGAGGCCGTCGACGCGGCCCGCAAGACCTTCCGTGAGGCCACCATCACCGAGGACGGCGTCGAACTCGACGATCTCGGTCTGCACAGGTCGACGTCCACCTGGACGTACATGGTGCACGACAACCTATTTTCGTCGGGAGGTGCGAAAGCGTTGCAGGGCATCATCGGTATCTTCCGGTGA
- a CDS encoding META domain-containing protein, with translation MVHLTRSLGTLLATGFVVLGAAACGNSSTVTSSDSSTTQVVVHTATSNSLVGKRFTSTSVDGAAIPGDGPLVITFPEEGRVSLTAGCNQHIGTVTVDPTRLTFGTLASTQMACPPPRDGADAWLADFTDKPLTWSLDGPELTLKDGPRTVVLIEGTDAAGLP, from the coding sequence ATGGTGCATTTGACCCGATCGCTCGGCACACTCCTGGCCACCGGTTTTGTCGTGCTCGGCGCGGCTGCGTGCGGCAATTCATCGACGGTCACCAGTTCGGACTCGAGCACCACGCAGGTCGTCGTGCACACTGCCACGTCGAACTCGTTGGTGGGCAAGCGGTTTACCTCAACGTCGGTCGACGGTGCCGCGATCCCCGGCGACGGCCCGCTGGTGATCACCTTTCCCGAGGAAGGCCGGGTGAGCCTGACAGCCGGGTGCAATCAGCACATCGGAACGGTGACGGTCGACCCGACGAGGCTGACGTTCGGGACGCTGGCCTCCACGCAAATGGCCTGTCCGCCACCGCGCGACGGCGCGGACGCCTGGCTCGCCGACTTCACCGACAAGCCCCTCACGTGGTCGTTGGACGGCCCCGAGCTGACCTTGAAGGACGGACCCCGGACCGTGGTCCTGATTGAGGGCACGGACGCCGCGGGTTTGCCCTAA